The following DNA comes from Teredinibacter haidensis.
CGCAAATTAGTGTGGGAGGAAAAGACCATTCGCGCAACCGGCGCGGTGTGAATATTGTTGTCTTGGATGAGCGCTTCAACCTTGTTAATTCACTTACGGCAGATACATTTTCCAGGGATCGAATGGATGCTCATCAGTCCCTATCCTTGTATGCCAATCGTTATCCGGAACTTACTCTTGGATCAGTGTTGGCGGAAATTCCAGATGATTTTATCGTTCTCTTGACCTCCAAGGGGAATTACCTTAAAGGACTGGCTCCGAAGAGTCTGGAATATTTTGATTCCGTTAACTCTAAATTTAGTCAAAGAGTTAACGGTCAATCCTATATCGGAATACTGCGTAATAGACACGTGCTTAACGAAAAATTGGGTGATGGGGCGCAGGCGATGTCTCTGTTTGAGTCTGCAGCTTTAAAGGATTTGGTCATTAAGTCGGGTGCGCAGGTGTCGCTCGTTAGTAGCGCGGATAATAAGGGCATGTCGGGAATCTATATCGACGGTGAAAATATATCGGAAAATTCGCCTGGCATTAATCTGGTGGTGTTGAGCCCGAAATTCGAAGTTATTTCTCGATATGGGTTCGATGCCGTTGACGGGGACTTGCACCGCAATATAACCGTTTTACAGAAACAGCCGATGCGAACATTAGAGTATGTGTCAGCAGAAGATGAGAGTGATACGCTTGAAAAACTAAGGTTTAGCGTAAAGCCAGAACATTACCAAACGCTGGTGTCGCTACGAGACGAGGCGCTAAACCGTGAAAGCATAAAGAATGCCAGTAAGCAGGAGGTGCCCGCAAAGATCGATTTTCAGGGAAAAACGTACAAAGCGGGAATCAGGTTTAAAGGCGACTGGATGGACCATATCAGCAAAGAGCGTTGGTCATTTAGGGTTAACCTAAAGGGCGATAATACCATAATGGGGATGAAACGCTTTTCTATTCAGTCCCCAGAGACGCGCGCCTATATGTATGAATGGGTTGTGCATGAAGTCTTTCGACATGAAGGAGGGATTACTCCACGCTATTCTTTTTTGCCTGTAGACATTAACAATAAAAGATTTGGTGTTTACGCATTAGAAGAGCACTTTGGAAAGCGCATGGTTGAGTACCATGGGCGTAAAGAAGGTCCAATACTCAAGTTTGATGAGTCGCGAATATTTGAATCGGTTGATGCAATAGAAGCCGTTTTACCGGAAGGGATTACCTTTGAGAATAAAATGTCCACTCTCCAGAAAGCGAATATTCAAGTATTTCAAAGAGAGAAAACTCTGTCCGCTGAAAATCTACGAGAGAATTATCGAAGGGGTTATGCCTTGCTCGACGGGTTTCGCAATAAGCTGCTGGTTGCCAGCGATGTTTTTGATGTGGAGTCCTATGCGAAACTTGTTGCTATTTCGGATCTCTTTCAGACATGGCATTCGGTGCGTTGGCATAATATGCGTTATTACTACAATCCCATTATCGATCGTCTGGAACCAATTCTGTTTGATGCCGATGCACCAGATAAAAGTTACGAGTCGTTGCATTACTTTAACCGGCATCGGGATGAGGTAAATGAGTATCTGTTTAGCGATGCAGAATTTGCAGAAGCCTATTTTGGTTTTATGGAGAAATTTTCAAAACGTGATTATCTTTCTGATTTCCGTCGAACCTTTAAGGATGAAATTAAAGAAAAAGAAAAAATATTATCTACGAACGGCGGCAACTACAAAATGGAGTGGAGTTTGTTTGAGCGGCGTCAGGAGTTGATACGCAATACGCTGTTTGGGGGGGATCCATTAGCGGGAGTGGTCAATTATGTTGGTGGAAATGGGCTGCTCGTAAAGTTACAAAATGATTTCGATGTTCCGTATGAGATCGGAGCTCTACATATTGGGAGCAATCGGTATGCGACGTCAGGGCTAGGGAATATCGTTGAGGCTAAACAAAAGGATGCAGCTTATCATTTTTCAGTAAGCCTGCCCGAGTCTGAGATTCGTGCCAGTGCGCTAATGCTTGACTATCGCGTTCCAGGTACTACGACCTGGCGGCAGGTGCAGATCTTTCCGTTTGGTGATCCGTTTCTAGAGGTTGGAAAAAATGGATTCATACGTGACCGAAGCAATATAGACGATTTTCCTTTTGTTCGTGAGTCTGGTGATAATGTTATCGAAGTGATTGCTGGTGAATGGCGGGTTGGGAGGGATTTGTTGATCCCTGCAGGAAAAAGAGTTCTTGTTCCGGCGGGTACCACTTTGGATTTTGTTAATAGTGCAAAAGTAATCAGTTTTTCTCCTATGTCTGTTATGGGCAGCGATAAGCACCCCGTTACGTTTCAGTCCAGTGACAATTCATCTCAGGGGATTATTGTTATACAAGCTAACAAGCCAAGTAATAGAAATAATCGATCAATATTGGATCATGTAATTTTTTCTGGGTTGTCGAATCCGAACGATGATGGCTGGATGGTGCCGGGCGCAGTTACATTTTATCAGTCTGATGTGGTTATTACGAATAGTGTATTTAGCAATAACAATTCTGAGGATGCGCTTAATATTGTGTCTTCAGATTACATTCTTTCCGGTGTGACGTTTGAAGGCGCTTTTTCCGATGCTTTTGATTCGGATTTTTCAACTGGAGAAGTGAACAGTTGTCGCTTTATTAACTCAGGAAATGATGCCATCGACTTTTCAGGTAGTGTAGTCAGTATTAGCAATGTGAAGATTACTACCGCTGGCGATAAGGGCGTAAGCGCTGGTGAGGCAAGTAGTTTGACGTTAACGGATATTGTTATCGATGGCGCAGAGATCGGTATCGCCAGTAAAGACGGTTCAAAGGTTTTTGGTAGCGATGTTAATGTGATGAGTGCTGTAATTGGTCTAGCTGCTTATCAGAAAAAACCTGAATATACTAAGGCGTATATAAACTTAAGTGATTCCTCTCTGGGCTCTAAAATAAGCCTGCCTTTCGTTTACGATGATGGTTCGGACATATATTTTAACAAAACGCTATTACGTATGAAAGAGAAGAAAAAAAACTTACTGATAAAAAAGATAGCCGGCGTATAGGTCTGGAGTAGGGGTGAATAATGTTAGAAATAAAGCACAATTATAGGTACGAGCGTAAATTTGTGGTTGATCAAACTGGGGTTAATACACTGTTTACATGTTTAAAACGCAATGCCCATGGCTTTAGAAAGGCTTATCCTGATCGGGTGATCAATAGCATCTATTTTGATGATATCTTTCTTTCTCACTGCGCGGAGAATGTTGACGGTATTGGTGACCGCACCAAGGTTCGCGTACGCTGGTATGGTGACGATCCCGGTGTTGTACATAACCCAAAGTTAGAACTGAAAATCAAAAGAGCTTTGGTGGGGAGAAAGGAAATATATCCGGTTAACGGCTTTGATCGTAACGCAAAAACATCAACGATTGTGCAGCAATTGCTCGGCTCCGACATTCCTGCCAGCGTTAAATGTATGTTAAGACGGCTCTCACCCGTCGTACAGGTAAGTTACAGACGAAAATACTATGTGTCGCGGGATGATCGTTACCGCCTTACATTCGATGACGGTATTAGGTATTACAATGCTGGGAATGGATATATTAGAGGTTTCGGGAAGTTAGATGATCGTAATATCGTAGAATTGAAATACGATGTTGAGAATGATCGGGAGGTAGATAGAATTACTAATCAACTTCCTTTTAGGTTAAATAAAAATTCAAAATATGTAAATGCTATTCAGTCTGTCTATAACTTGAGAGTATAGCAGCGCAGGTTTATATTCGCGAAATACTACTTTTGTCGAAGTAACTGTTACCTATCGCAGACTTGAATCTGGGCTATCATTTATGAAAAAGTTGGCAAAACTCGGGCTTGTTGCTATTACGCTGGTTACCATGGGGTGTAATTTCGGTAATCGAAATGAAGGGCCGCTTCAGGTGGCTTTTGTTTCCCATACCTATCACTTGCATAAGCACAAAGATATTCAGGATATGCTAGTTCAGTCTATCAATCAGGAAAAGCCAAAATATATTTTTTCCTTGGGTGATGTTGTTCTGGTTAACGATGATTTTCGATGGAAGAAAGCAGAGGAATTTTTCGGGAAATTAGACGGGCCCGTTTATTTCTCGCCTGGGAATCACGATTTACATAGTTTTTATGAGGTGGAAAGCCAGGAAACCGACAGGCACTATCCAGAGCGCCGTCAGCAATATATTGATCGAATTGGCTATGTGAATAAAATGGTTCAGGATGATAATGCAGATTTCATTATGATTAATTCCAACGATCCATTTATAAAAACGCAGCCCTTTCTGGATGAGTCCATCGCCAAAGCAAACCCCAATACGCCAAATTTTTTGCTAACGCATCATCCGATCTGGATTGATCGCTATAGGAAAAATTGGATACAGTGGTATTGGCGTAGTATCAAGCGGGATGAGATAGCGCCTTACCTTGCGGATTTTCAGCGGATCATTGTCGGCGATATATCTGGCAGTATCCAGCATCATAAATTTAATGAAACTCCGGCTACGATGATCGGTATTGGCAATGATGGCGATCCCGTATTCTGGGTATTGGCAACACTGCAAGATAATGGTGAATTCAGTTTCGAGGCAAAAACCATTGAATTGCCGGAACATCACCCTTACAAAAAGAAACAACGATAGAGGTGTCCGATGAATAAACGTGGTTTATACAGAGTGATACTGGTGGCATTTCTTTTTGTTGGCGGTATGATCAATCCAGTCTATGCCGATGTAAAGCATCAGCTTGTGAGCCAGTTGTGGAAAAAAGAGCGTGCTAGTACTTTTGAGGGGCGGCTAACCACTTTGTGGATGTTTTTCGAGGATGGTACGGGCGTTGCATATCAGCGTTTTAATAAACACGGAAAAATTAAAGCTCTCAATCACGCATTCACTTATACAGTTGATAAAAACAGGGTAACCATTCAGGAGGAAATCGATAAAGAGTGGGAGGGTTTTTTTGGTGTAACGTACTGGACTTTGCACCAGAATAAGTTAATCGGAGATATTAAGCTTGGTAGCCAGCAGTTGGTTTTTACACCCTTTATGCTGTAACGATAAGAGTAGGCTAAATTATTGATCTGATCATTATTTAATTTTTCCGCGTTAATGATCGATTTGGAAACTCTGGTTGCCTGTCTCAGGCGTAATATACACCACCTAAAATCAATTCTTGAGAGGCTCCTGTAACCGCGGGTATGTTCCCGGGTTTACGTTCCAGAGTACGCATGGCCAGCCAGGCGAATGCTACGGCTTCTACCCAGTCTGGTTGAAGGTTAAGCGCATCGGTGGTATCCAATTTAAATCTTGGCATTAGCGCTTTTAACCGTTCAAATAGGTGCGTGTTGTGTGCGCCGCCGCCGCAGACAAATACATGGGTGTTGTCTTCACAGATCGCGGCTAGCGCGTTGGCAATACTGATTGCTGTGAGCTCAGTTAGCGTTGCCTGGACATCCTGTGGTGAAAAGGGGGTCATGGTCTGCTCTATGTTGGAGCTTACCCAGCTTATATCGAAATCTTCCCGGCCGGTACTTTTGGGCGCAGTCATACGAAAGAACGAATGGCTTAACAGTTTTTGGAGTAGTTCTTGATTAACGGTTCCCTGTTTTGCCCAGGCACCATCTTCGTCATAATTGTGCGAACCAAAAGAACTGATCCAAGCATCCATTAAAACGTTGCCGGGGCCTGTGTCAAAGCCAATGACGGGGCCAGCTTTGGGGATGTAGGTTACGTTGGACATGCCGCCAATATTCAAAATACAGCGCGACTCCTCCTTCGAGGTAAACATTTCATTGTGGAAGGTCGGAGCTAATGGAGCGCCCTGGCCGCCGGCCGCCATGTCTCTTCGGCGAAAATCAGCAACCGTCGTTATTCCTGTAAGCTGAGCAATAGTGTTTGGGTCGCCGATTTGTAGGGTGAATTGGTCCGGTGTGCCTGCGCTTCGGGGACGGTGGCGAATAGTTTGGCCGTGACTGCCAATGCCGCAAATGTCAGCCGCACCGTAGCCGGTTTTGACAAGTAATTGGTTAACTGCGTGCGCAAATAGTAAGCCTAACTGTTTATCGAGTGCGCCCATTCGATCTATTTCATTCTCACCGGGGCGAGTTAAATCGAATATTTTTTTGCGAGTTCGCTCTTCGTAGGGCAGATCCAGAGTGCCGATAAGGTTCAGGGCATTATCCGAAAATTCGACCAGCGCGGCATCTATAGAATCGACGCTAGTTCCAGACATCAGGCCTATATACAGGCGGTTAGCCTCAGACATAAAAAGCCTCGTAGTACTTGTTGCGTGAAGGAGGCTTTTCGCCCCCAGAGTTAAGTGCGGGAGTAATGCATCTACACAATATTATAATTTTTTTGTGTCGCTATTTGTATGACGGACAGCAACTTTTGTGCTGGGAGCTTCTGGGGTCAATTCGGCCAGTAGCGGCTGGGTATGTTGGTAAAAACGCTGTAATTCCGCTTCGGGAACGGCCTTGGCTTTTGGTAATTTCACTGTGAGTGGATTACGTACGGCACCGTTAACGTGAAATTCATAATGAAGATGTGGGCCGGTTGCTAAGCCTGTCGAGCCGACATAAGCGATAACTTGCCCTTGCTTAACTCGTGAACCTTTGTGAATGCCTTTGCGGAATTTACTAATGTGTGCATAAAAGGTTTTATAGGTTTGCCCGTGCTGAATAATAACAACGTTACCGTAGCCACCCTTTCGCCCGGCAAAGGTAACCTTACCGTCACCGGCCGCTTTAATGGGTGTGCCGCGGGCGGCTGCGTAATCTGTTCCCTTGTGGGCACGAATTTTATTCAATACCGGGTGCTTGCGGCTAAGGTTAAAGTGGGAGGATATGCGAGCGAAATCGATAGGCGTGCGCAGAAACTCTTTGCGCATCGTGTCTCCGGTTGGAGTGTAATATTGGGTGTTGCCGTTGATGTCTTCGTAGCGTACAGCGCGAAAAGACTTACCACGATTGGTGAATTCTGCGGCGAGGATATTGCCATTGCCAATTTTGTCGCCATCTAAAAATGATTCTTCAAATAACACCTTAAACGAATCGTTTTCGCGAATATCGAGCGCAAAATCGATATCCCAGCCGAAAATACCGGCCAACTCCATCACCAGTTTATCGTCCAGCTGGGCTTTTTTCCCGGCGAGAAACAGCGATTCAGTAATGGTTGCCGAGCGAGTAGACAGGATGATGTCGGGTTTGCGTTGTATTTCGGAGTAGTGGTAACCGCCAGCTGTGCGGGTGTACGCAAAGCTGTTGAGACGGTCTTGAATATAACTGAGTTTTTGTAGGGCGCCGTTGACACCTACCAAAAATTCCAGGTGGTGACCGGGGTAGAGAGAGGCCAGTTTTTTCCCGTTTTCAGCCTGTAATAGTGCCATCATATCCCTGTCTGTGAAACCTGCACGCTTGAATATCAGCGACAGGTTATCACCGGGTTTCACCTTCTGGTTTATCAGCCGGTTATCAGGCTCTTCGATGGGGGCAAAATCTTCCAGTTCGGGTGTTGCCTGAAAAGGCTCTTGGATACTTTGGAGCGAAGGTATGGGGATAGCCTGACTGTGGCGCTTGGCCTCAGTTTCTTTGCTGGGTAGCATCAGGAAGGTACCCAAACAAAAGGAAAGTGCGGCAACAGCAGCAAGGTGCATTCGAGGCAGTTGCTTAAGTACAGCTTTTACGGACTTGCGTTTTACCTCAAAGCGCTTTTTTCTTTTCATATCAACAGGTTGCATGCGGGTCTTCAAATCGGGCCGATGTATGGGACGTAACACCCAAATTTATAACAGAAAAACGGCTAAATATCACCCACAGATTTGTAACAGAGGTTGTTATATAGCAAAGCGCTCTTAATGTCGTGCGTATCGTTACGGTTGGTAAGCGTTCACTAGCTCGCTGTTTATGATCTTGGTTATAAAAACAGCGAAAAACGGGTTTGTTTTAGCACTCATTTTCGGTATCGTTTGCGCCTTCTTTGTAACGCCATTGGGATAGACACATGACAGCGGTAGACTCTAACCTCCTAAACGACCTTCAGGCACGCGGCTTGATCGCGCAAATGACCGGTGACGACCAGCTTTATAGCTGGTTGCAGGAGCCCCGCACGCTCTATAGTGGTTTCGACCCCACGGCAGATAGTTTGCACATTGGCAGCCTGGTTCCCCTTCTTACACTGCGCAGATTTCAACAGGCGGGGCACAAGCCTTTGGCGTTGGTCGGTGGGGCGACGGGGTTGATTGGCGACCCTAGCTTTAAGGCCCAGGAGCGTAAGTTGAATACTCCGGATATTGTTGCCGCTTGGGTCGACAAACTTAAGGCTCAGGTATCCCGATTTATCGATTTTGACAGCGGTAGTAATGCCGCCGAGGTAGTGAATAACCTGGATTGGATTGGTGATGTTAACGTGCTCGATTTCCTGCGCGACGTGGGCAAACACTTTTCCATTAACAATATGATTCAGAAGGAATCAGTAAAGCAGCGCATCGACCGCGAAGGTGCGGGCATTTCCTTTACTGAGTTTACCTATATGATTTTGCAGTCTTACGACTTTGCAGAACTCTACAAACAGTACACCTGCACGCTACAAATTGGCGGTTCCGACCAGTGGGGTAATATCACAGGGGGGATCGATCTCGCTCGTCGCATGTACGGTGGCAATGTTTTTGGGCTGACATTGCCATTGGTAACGAAATCCGATGGTTCGAAGTTTGGGAAAACAGAATCGGGCACCATTTGGTTGGATTCGGCTAAGACCTCGCCCTATGCTTTTTACCAATTCTGGCTGAACAGTGCAGATGAAGACGCTTATAAATTTCTACGTTACTTCACCTTCCTCTCGGTTGACGATATTAACCGCATTGAAGAAGACGATAAAGCGGCGCAGGGTCGGCCACAGGCTCAAAGCATACTGGCAAAAGAAGTGACTCGACTGATTCACGGCGACGAAGGTTTGCGGGCGGCCGAGAGAATTACCGAGGCCATGTTTAACGGTGACTTGGCTGATTTAACGGAAGCGGAGCTGGAGCAGTTAGCACTGGATGGTTTGCCTTCCAGTAAATTAGGCGCTGATGAGCTTGTAGAAAAACCACTTACCTCCTTGTTGACGGATTGTGGCATGGTGAAAGCGGGTCGCGAAGTAAAAGATGCCTTAGGTCGTAACGCTGTATGGATTAACGGCGTTGCCAAAGGCGCGGAAGACAATATGAATGTGATGGAGAGCTTCGCTGCAGACAAGGCACTTTATGGCCGCTTCTTTTTGATTAAGCTAGGCAAGAAGAAAAACCATTTGTTTGAGCTGGTTTAAAGCCTTTTAAAGGGCCGCGCACAGAACTTTGTTGCGGCCCATCTCCTTGGCCTGGTATAGCGCTCTATCCACACGCTTAAAGCAGTCTTCAAAACTCTCGCTGTCTTTTGTTGTACCGACGCCAAAGCTGGCGGTAATTTTTAAGTTTAATTCGCTAGCAAAAGTTGTTTGCTCCACTCTCTGGCGAATTTTTTCTGCCAGGACGCTGGCACTATGTGGTTGGGTAGAAGGATACAGTAGAATAAATTCTTCTCCTCCCCAGCGGCCGACACAATCTTGTGTGCGTGCAAACTCGTTTAAGATGTGGCCGAAAGTTTCCAGTATCCTGTCTCCCACGTCGTGGCCATAATTGTCGTTAACCGGTTTGAAGTGGTCAATGTCTACCAGCAACATCGCCGTTCCCTCCCACAGATTATTCTCTTCCAGCAGAGCGATTTCTCGTTGAATACCGCGACGGTTAAGCGTGCAAGTCAGTTGGTCTACAAGAGAAAGTTCGCGGTAGCGATTAGATTCTTGTTCCAGCTGGCTGGCTTTGGTTCGGGCGTTGTCCAGTTCACGAGTATTGGCTGAGAGCAGTTTGCGATAGAGGTAGAGTTGTTGCAGGTTTTTCAATACCAATAGTAAAAACCAGAAAGCAAAAATACTGAGATACCAAGTTTCCTTGCTGAGCAATGGGCCTTCCAAGTAGATGTATTCGACCTGTATTTCATGACTCCCAACCGTTACAGGGTAGGGGTAATCAATGCCCAAATTGACAATATTGTTTAGTTTGGGGAATGTTTTTTCGGCTGGAACACTTAAGGATCGTATCCACCATTCGGCAACAGTAAATTGATTGAGAGGAACCGTAATACCGTTCATTAAATCGCGTGCAGGAAAGTGCATGCGAAGGTACTGAGAGGTGTTACGGCTATCGTTAGTGTCGGAATAGCCATCGATAAAGTCGCGCAAATAGAAGCGGATAAGCTCGGAGTTTCCCGCGTAATTTATTTTAAAATTTAAATTTTTGT
Coding sequences within:
- a CDS encoding interleukin-like EMT inducer domain-containing protein translates to MGTSRSLLFQRKAKGFSLIHALVFTVVVLAFSLIAIAYNRFAPSSDTGVIFTAEGGVFESHSYLDHTLKFSRKVFNGSQVKVKIGRVIFNQHVRLNLTGAKEYSLSFFNNKDFIASTKFSVDKRGFRVTEFGYLIEVPARASEEGFDEVVVTPHFEFEMKVSFDDTSRVNVDRGTKSVTIPEFLKSLPSTHYVILAIKDEGTRKLSESSKNALAKMGSNIKSIRYRGSWAAVWKNGKPLAEMIEAHDNVAEIRGQDVLPLAAQLSEQGLDLVVRSAGYEAGNFAQISVGGKDHSRNRRGVNIVVLDERFNLVNSLTADTFSRDRMDAHQSLSLYANRYPELTLGSVLAEIPDDFIVLLTSKGNYLKGLAPKSLEYFDSVNSKFSQRVNGQSYIGILRNRHVLNEKLGDGAQAMSLFESAALKDLVIKSGAQVSLVSSADNKGMSGIYIDGENISENSPGINLVVLSPKFEVISRYGFDAVDGDLHRNITVLQKQPMRTLEYVSAEDESDTLEKLRFSVKPEHYQTLVSLRDEALNRESIKNASKQEVPAKIDFQGKTYKAGIRFKGDWMDHISKERWSFRVNLKGDNTIMGMKRFSIQSPETRAYMYEWVVHEVFRHEGGITPRYSFLPVDINNKRFGVYALEEHFGKRMVEYHGRKEGPILKFDESRIFESVDAIEAVLPEGITFENKMSTLQKANIQVFQREKTLSAENLRENYRRGYALLDGFRNKLLVASDVFDVESYAKLVAISDLFQTWHSVRWHNMRYYYNPIIDRLEPILFDADAPDKSYESLHYFNRHRDEVNEYLFSDAEFAEAYFGFMEKFSKRDYLSDFRRTFKDEIKEKEKILSTNGGNYKMEWSLFERRQELIRNTLFGGDPLAGVVNYVGGNGLLVKLQNDFDVPYEIGALHIGSNRYATSGLGNIVEAKQKDAAYHFSVSLPESEIRASALMLDYRVPGTTTWRQVQIFPFGDPFLEVGKNGFIRDRSNIDDFPFVRESGDNVIEVIAGEWRVGRDLLIPAGKRVLVPAGTTLDFVNSAKVISFSPMSVMGSDKHPVTFQSSDNSSQGIIVIQANKPSNRNNRSILDHVIFSGLSNPNDDGWMVPGAVTFYQSDVVITNSVFSNNNSEDALNIVSSDYILSGVTFEGAFSDAFDSDFSTGEVNSCRFINSGNDAIDFSGSVVSISNVKITTAGDKGVSAGEASSLTLTDIVIDGAEIGIASKDGSKVFGSDVNVMSAVIGLAAYQKKPEYTKAYINLSDSSLGSKISLPFVYDDGSDIYFNKTLLRMKEKKKNLLIKKIAGV
- a CDS encoding OapA family protein; amino-acid sequence: MQPVDMKRKKRFEVKRKSVKAVLKQLPRMHLAAVAALSFCLGTFLMLPSKETEAKRHSQAIPIPSLQSIQEPFQATPELEDFAPIEEPDNRLINQKVKPGDNLSLIFKRAGFTDRDMMALLQAENGKKLASLYPGHHLEFLVGVNGALQKLSYIQDRLNSFAYTRTAGGYHYSEIQRKPDIILSTRSATITESLFLAGKKAQLDDKLVMELAGIFGWDIDFALDIRENDSFKVLFEESFLDGDKIGNGNILAAEFTNRGKSFRAVRYEDINGNTQYYTPTGDTMRKEFLRTPIDFARISSHFNLSRKHPVLNKIRAHKGTDYAAARGTPIKAAGDGKVTFAGRKGGYGNVVIIQHGQTYKTFYAHISKFRKGIHKGSRVKQGQVIAYVGSTGLATGPHLHYEFHVNGAVRNPLTVKLPKAKAVPEAELQRFYQHTQPLLAELTPEAPSTKVAVRHTNSDTKKL
- a CDS encoding metallophosphoesterase family protein; translation: MKKLAKLGLVAITLVTMGCNFGNRNEGPLQVAFVSHTYHLHKHKDIQDMLVQSINQEKPKYIFSLGDVVLVNDDFRWKKAEEFFGKLDGPVYFSPGNHDLHSFYEVESQETDRHYPERRQQYIDRIGYVNKMVQDDNADFIMINSNDPFIKTQPFLDESIAKANPNTPNFLLTHHPIWIDRYRKNWIQWYWRSIKRDEIAPYLADFQRIIVGDISGSIQHHKFNETPATMIGIGNDGDPVFWVLATLQDNGEFSFEAKTIELPEHHPYKKKQR
- the tyrS gene encoding tyrosine--tRNA ligase; this translates as MTAVDSNLLNDLQARGLIAQMTGDDQLYSWLQEPRTLYSGFDPTADSLHIGSLVPLLTLRRFQQAGHKPLALVGGATGLIGDPSFKAQERKLNTPDIVAAWVDKLKAQVSRFIDFDSGSNAAEVVNNLDWIGDVNVLDFLRDVGKHFSINNMIQKESVKQRIDREGAGISFTEFTYMILQSYDFAELYKQYTCTLQIGGSDQWGNITGGIDLARRMYGGNVFGLTLPLVTKSDGSKFGKTESGTIWLDSAKTSPYAFYQFWLNSADEDAYKFLRYFTFLSVDDINRIEEDDKAAQGRPQAQSILAKEVTRLIHGDEGLRAAERITEAMFNGDLADLTEAELEQLALDGLPSSKLGADELVEKPLTSLLTDCGMVKAGREVKDALGRNAVWINGVAKGAEDNMNVMESFAADKALYGRFFLIKLGKKKNHLFELV
- a CDS encoding anhydro-N-acetylmuramic acid kinase, which translates into the protein MSEANRLYIGLMSGTSVDSIDAALVEFSDNALNLIGTLDLPYEERTRKKIFDLTRPGENEIDRMGALDKQLGLLFAHAVNQLLVKTGYGAADICGIGSHGQTIRHRPRSAGTPDQFTLQIGDPNTIAQLTGITTVADFRRRDMAAGGQGAPLAPTFHNEMFTSKEESRCILNIGGMSNVTYIPKAGPVIGFDTGPGNVLMDAWISSFGSHNYDEDGAWAKQGTVNQELLQKLLSHSFFRMTAPKSTGREDFDISWVSSNIEQTMTPFSPQDVQATLTELTAISIANALAAICEDNTHVFVCGGGAHNTHLFERLKALMPRFKLDTTDALNLQPDWVEAVAFAWLAMRTLERKPGNIPAVTGASQELILGGVYYA
- a CDS encoding polyphosphate polymerase domain-containing protein, translating into MLEIKHNYRYERKFVVDQTGVNTLFTCLKRNAHGFRKAYPDRVINSIYFDDIFLSHCAENVDGIGDRTKVRVRWYGDDPGVVHNPKLELKIKRALVGRKEIYPVNGFDRNAKTSTIVQQLLGSDIPASVKCMLRRLSPVVQVSYRRKYYVSRDDRYRLTFDDGIRYYNAGNGYIRGFGKLDDRNIVELKYDVENDREVDRITNQLPFRLNKNSKYVNAIQSVYNLRV
- a CDS encoding GGDEF domain-containing protein, producing MTLLTNTFYSSDPTIKGRRPPMGKGLTSIHLQSQWLYLAFVLTLFAMLAYDWLPTRKLPLLDENTSTSIYMDSRGSGSSEGVWVNQSKHHFRCTFTPVYAPYKFCGFNIPQGDGDIKGVDFSAYKNLNFKINYAGNSELIRFYLRDFIDGYSDTNDSRNTSQYLRMHFPARDLMNGITVPLNQFTVAEWWIRSLSVPAEKTFPKLNNIVNLGIDYPYPVTVGSHEIQVEYIYLEGPLLSKETWYLSIFAFWFLLLVLKNLQQLYLYRKLLSANTRELDNARTKASQLEQESNRYRELSLVDQLTCTLNRRGIQREIALLEENNLWEGTAMLLVDIDHFKPVNDNYGHDVGDRILETFGHILNEFARTQDCVGRWGGEEFILLYPSTQPHSASVLAEKIRQRVEQTTFASELNLKITASFGVGTTKDSESFEDCFKRVDRALYQAKEMGRNKVLCAAL